The genomic interval CGTGTCGGTCGAGGTGAGCAGGAAGCTGACGAAGACGAGCCCGATGAAGGCCGCGCCGGCCGCGATGGGCACGCCGAAGACGGACAGCGCCGCGGCGCCGCCCGCCGGGAAGTTGGCGAGCGCGCCGGCCGCGCCCGCGCTGAAGTTCGTGAAGCCGATGACGGCGAACGCGCCGATGGCCGTGGTGGCCAGCAGCCCCTCGCCGAGCATCGCGCCGTAGCCGATGTCGCGCGCGTCGGTCTCCTTGTCGAGCTGCTTCGCGGTCGTCCCCGAGGAGACGAGCGAGTGGAACCCGGAGATGGTCCCGCAGGCGATGGTGACGAACAGGAACGGGAAGATGGGCCCGAGCGAGCTCGTCAGGCCGCGGAACGCCGGGTAGTTCGTGGTGAGCGACTCGACCACCTGCGTGTTGCCGCTGACGGAGACCTCCACCGCGGAGAAGCCGAGCAGCGGCGCGGCGATGGCGCCGAGCAGGATGCCGCCGACGCCGGTGTACAGCAGGCTGGACGTGAGGAAGTCACGGGGCTGGAGCAGCACCCACACGGGGAGCACGCTCGCGACGAAGCCGTAGACGACGACGACCGGCACCCACGCCGCGACGTTGACGCCCGAGCCGGCGAGCGGGAGCCAGTCCCACGCCGAGGCCTGCCCGAGGATGACGATGGTGTCCGCGGCAGTCGACTCGGTCGCGACCATCGCTATCGGGTACTGCAGCCCCACCCAGACGCCGCCGAACACCATCGCGATGAACGCGACGGCGCCGGGGATGAACGGGAGGTCGAGCTGGTACAGGTACACGCCGAACAGGACGGCGAGCGCGAGGTAGACGATACTCGCGGTCGCCGCCGACGGGAAGGCGTTGAACACGATGGCCACCACGAAGGCGAACACCGCGATGACGAGGATGATGGTGAGGAACGCGAACCACAGGAGCATCTTCTTCCCGCGGTCGCCCACGTACTCCCCGACGATGTAGCCGATGGACTTCCCGTCGTGTCGGACGCTGGCCGACAGCGACATGAAGTCGTGGACGGCCCCCATCAGGGGGTTGCCGATGGCGATCCACGCGATGGCGGGGAGCCACCCGAACGCCGCCCCGGCCGTGATGGGGCCGACGATGGGCGCCCCGCCCGCGATGGAGGAGTAGTGGTGGCCCAACAACACCGGCTTCTTCGACGGGACGTACTCCTGGCCGTCCTCGTACTTGTGTGCGGGCGTCTCCGCCTCCTCGTCGAGTTCGACGAACTGTGCGAGATACCGCGAATACGCCAGATACCCCACCGTGAAGGTGACGAGACTGGCGATGACTAGTACGGCTATCTGTACCATGGTTCGGTCCAACCCATGACAATTAACAACTTAAAGATTCGGCTTCGCTCGGAACCTTCCGCGTGAACCCCGTCGATAACCGTTCTCGGGACCGTTCTGAACGAACGGTGAGGCCCGGGCAGAAAGCCTATATTGTCGTCTCGATGTCGAGTTCCGCCGCGACCTCCGCGAGGAACGACCCCTTCACCTCCGAGACGCGGGTCTCGATGGCCGCGAGCAGCGGCGGGTCGAGCGCCTCCAGTTCGGCCAGGCGTTCCTCCTCCGTGGCGATGCGGTCGCGCAGGAACCGCGCCCCCCGGCCGTTCTCGTCGTCGTCGGGCGCGGGCGTCAGGCGGTTCACGATGACGCCCGCGACCGGCAGGTCGCGCTCGGCGAGGCTCCCGACGGCCCGCTCCGTCTCGCGGACGGAGAGCTCGTCGGGGTTGGCGACGAGGACGAACTCGGCCTCGTCGCGCAGGGTCTCGCGGGCGAACTCGAACTTCTCCTTCCGCTCGCGCAGGCGCGCGAGGATGGGGTCGCCGAGCGCCGAGCGCCGCGGCTCCCGGCCGCCGATGGCCGCCCGCTCGTAGAGGTCGATGGACGCCTCCCGCTTCTCGACGAGCCGGTCTATCCAGCCGCCGAGGTACTCCGGCAGCGACAGCAGCCGGAGGGTCCCCCCGGTCGGCGAGGTGTCGAAGACGACCCGGTCGTGGTCGGCCTCGCGCATTATCTCGATGAAGCGGTCGAACAGCGCCGACTCGTGAGCGCCCGGCGTCTGGTGGGCCAGCTCCAGCTGCCGGTCGATCTCGTTGACGATGCCGGCGCTCACCTGGTCGCCGAGCGCCCGCTTCGTCTCCATCAGGTGTTCGGTGACCTCCCGTTCGGGGTCTATCTCGACGGCCGACAGCGAGTCGTACCCCTCCACCGGCGTCGGTTCGTCGCCGAACTCCTGGTCGAACACGTCGGCCGTCGAGTGGGCCGGGTCCGTCGAGACGAGCAGGACGGACTCGCCCGCGGTCGCGAGCTTGTGCGCGTAGGCGGCGGACATCGA from Halosegnis marinus carries:
- a CDS encoding ArsA family ATPase, producing MARFVFFGGKGGVGKTSMSAAYAHKLATAGESVLLVSTDPAHSTADVFDQEFGDEPTPVEGYDSLSAVEIDPEREVTEHLMETKRALGDQVSAGIVNEIDRQLELAHQTPGAHESALFDRFIEIMREADHDRVVFDTSPTGGTLRLLSLPEYLGGWIDRLVEKREASIDLYERAAIGGREPRRSALGDPILARLRERKEKFEFARETLRDEAEFVLVANPDELSVRETERAVGSLAERDLPVAGVIVNRLTPAPDDDENGRGARFLRDRIATEEERLAELEALDPPLLAAIETRVSEVKGSFLAEVAAELDIETTI
- a CDS encoding carbon starvation protein A; this translates as MVQIAVLVIASLVTFTVGYLAYSRYLAQFVELDEEAETPAHKYEDGQEYVPSKKPVLLGHHYSSIAGGAPIVGPITAGAAFGWLPAIAWIAIGNPLMGAVHDFMSLSASVRHDGKSIGYIVGEYVGDRGKKMLLWFAFLTIILVIAVFAFVVAIVFNAFPSAATASIVYLALAVLFGVYLYQLDLPFIPGAVAFIAMVFGGVWVGLQYPIAMVATESTAADTIVILGQASAWDWLPLAGSGVNVAAWVPVVVVYGFVASVLPVWVLLQPRDFLTSSLLYTGVGGILLGAIAAPLLGFSAVEVSVSGNTQVVESLTTNYPAFRGLTSSLGPIFPFLFVTIACGTISGFHSLVSSGTTAKQLDKETDARDIGYGAMLGEGLLATTAIGAFAVIGFTNFSAGAAGALANFPAGGAAALSVFGVPIAAGAAFIGLVFVSFLLTSTDTAVRLGRYMMEEIVEVPETQTQELAVNRYVASGALLCLPAYLLVGSGAWSSLWPLFGAANQTLAALALLAATLWLANWDDSKQLISTGVPMALMLAVTLTALLILGLYRNPLATLDAVNNLGATGENASTIFDVISYALQSVLALVLAGLALSLGYMGYKNINEVRDSYTGAPADD